A single Panthera tigris isolate Pti1 chromosome A3, P.tigris_Pti1_mat1.1, whole genome shotgun sequence DNA region contains:
- the MRPL33 gene encoding 39S ribosomal protein L33, mitochondrial, with protein sequence MFLSAVTFAKSKSKTILVKMLSQAGTGYSFNTKRSRLREKLTLLHYDPIVKTKVLFVEQKKIRSL encoded by the exons ATGTTCCTGTCCGCGGTCACCT TTGCCAAGAGCAAGTCAAA aaCCATTCTGGTGAAAATGCTAAGCCAAGCTGGGACAGGTTATTCCTTCAACACTAAGAGAAGCCGACTACGGGAGAAACTGACTCTCTTACATTATGATCCAATTG TGAAAACAAAAGTCCTCTttgtggaacagaaaaaaatacgcTCCCTCTAA